One Scophthalmus maximus strain ysfricsl-2021 chromosome 9, ASM2237912v1, whole genome shotgun sequence genomic region harbors:
- the si:ch73-43g23.1 gene encoding serine/arginine repetitive matrix protein 2, producing MDSWTLQGDSYSFLRSAPRTFSLCHRDGTPNHVEIFDIINVPTQRSVISETTCLCDIFGDDCESPSLSSSPAVGAFVHSQREVDGTAAASPLVDDLNDSSGSYHTAPGSSEGEEGFEDSRERLHSPPLQNPSSERWQSEGEGLSSGNPDIFEDSSPNLERKSKSPVPQLSTASPLSEVINTSDRTSSPGHNSSYTISPKGSASPLTSSAVEIRSSPSSPRPRQALSEAESGRNTPILKDEHNSPSDQLLNSSPYSEPRNCVSSSSSESVNIQSSPDFRVVQNSPEQRSSYFNQHSSPSPEPRHKDISLDFTKSAFESRDTLSSPLPSSSSTESSSHSRETLVTPELKKRPYSPDTQASSPFHELRGRISLPDLFSRDFTPDLEEPPCSPEWISNPSTEGRLTATTPENQNTWLSVEAGSADSTPAPSFTPPSPVISTATSPELAESVSPELGGTTPSPGLLRAASPANIVARTPSPGLSPQIRRISTPSENRIQVLSPVVSYSLSPSPTARSNCSPTEIHTAPSPEIRITASSPELHTYSASSRSPTSSPHITGISYTIVQPEDRDTPPFPELSLHSTPEPDRTLVSPEARSLTQSRDSTHSSRAESTGTPRDSPHISGFTSRALQPEITLSPQPRYQTPSPQPQYQTPSPEPRYQTPSPQKHQSPSPQRLTSRDLSPVSPSPEQNSTLYTKYNPQYIHTPPLRNTPEVERDSSSVDITETQSPTLLAKDNVSPSFELDRADKSVLAEIKSTSPVVAVRSPVVTSPFLAQEKLASSPEQQSIEKEEQPKEANFQVNSSLASFSKEKQDFGQNKIQKEDSCKNPPIEINSLSPKVLVSEDRSPTISPVHRATSVSPVQRLGKPQPQFTSYPLTSESSSSLKSACTPEPSRRHLSTKVRSENSDSFTENMAHHANRRRTPSPPLTRFTPVHIIAPEKPYRQWQNRSRSPSKVVAPSSSSYLNKAVTNRESPNVASVDNNSQAHCVRRVGQLEMDREMQLEERELVSERKRHSEMERERKGEERVPEKGEGWQGDASYRGEQVELSFNARNRKGPASRGAAPTSRETRQGLPTVHSYSESSLATRQLQQQQSLLRLASQQDTRGGGPGRRLRPPAHHNKNSALGRVAASRPCRSSSSSMGSELDEADDEVKWFTDLAFRSLSSPEVDYLDMYNSSHRSSTNISQPSTQESPGGVNPAWQAYADFRGSAPKLDNDDLSFQQPSAYYSEGLDPSKRYEMGSFECVDVAVEREDARKVRRGVPKRQIQLKRRNNVDGKQDESSENSSPGVPVLEESPSLESHIRETFMRQHSTPAATQDYYPSECSPEPNQKNERKCRLQKSASLDETCSKNKIATCLIKSVLSKKMQSVDKQPDEQTEDVSPAFDENTQPTESAVTTLKVSPKPDTHNLSSTPSDYVISSEGLPMRGETSAQYEVKSPKSFGVRSSNRPSSSSSSRSVSFSQTDSEDIESQTTNATFIRSEMRSELKVPFDSKQSRTGVRRADGIKIWYEGDAGDSANAAAGNTGALPATGTSSRQARMTNRDQECENTEDHKQLQRGDMDACLSKPQEITLKAVEKKKASLNVCLTPEAENKPEVLSPDISFREKEERVEPSLDEKTEEAERNGNNKSKNPIHKVRDVRQLVKNTYNLSFKAPSAVMPSDVNYLKMVSFNEERREEVKEDRGIEVIAGKEQEASQEMRTEMRREERGEEYRAEREEQQKEKVNDSKLLTFPPSLQSKCKPLPRPQPMHIEYKAVCWKEDKNKMSRSKKENSGEKPQASPELVTEVSRESQKSSNTNTQNNTTADTAIVDPCQHDLKKAVETQETVTEMHKMAEKVSRHVAVATDRKPPMLGNLPKLPSKEREVSTAVVLIRDGSSKTKTSASPAQEDIPTPIQVPASSPSPGAATPGSIPGSSGHSVSMLLKEKGYQADIGPVVGNGLNGAGGKEPPCKHVNCLEIPLHTTMPSDGGQIESHRERTFSSSSTMSGPSSVSESTDMLTKTTEAEGVHIEPTIKDREKQISVSPLRNTQEQTPPLAKQKDLGDFEKVKRQDPTFPPRSPAIRRFRPQPIEVKSLSKDTQKQEMPANSTGNNRPQTIEVKSIAKNSQKPVVPPKPSCKFKPADLEAMPTEAQRPSVTTTAKSQGEERHQTIVVSSPTIYRKISNESTSTSNYTRKLAVSAVSSLKPPPSKTTATTISNLSSQSTAPPETEAYNDRGQQQQPTASPQSSRYTHRPTTLAPALATHPGSTSAPGPISDPIASQVPGPTSAGASQPSQPAVTDPDSQPVLPRMACPREQAMPVTSNNIKQPASVPTRHVPGYAHQPYRRSLSSERAHRTDDLRFYASDDPPSYDERESFSPLVLPDLTHRRSNRYEPSSRPPPCSCTASCSSHPGLTPPHHHRSPQNLTPPAPSHSPGQVLPYPAAQPHFRPHQCRPDPQPMSYQPSSPKSSPLGPSQPPALYQSLHQPPPCPPHPSLMQACTADRPLQPPQHIDTRRPPVHRSPQQQPLGLAGAPYSDPSHNHSPGLPPMDPQYLCGTQSLGPSYGSEYGGDSSSLYSESSYGQAPRRVLLDPETGKYFYIEVPVQPLRKMLFDPETGQYVEVLIPQQAMSHSGLYPPSAAPYPSLHNPNMYATAPQYMPYAPPPPAHTQAQPQPPRYPEASAEATMHPSGPGVSYRNHSGQGSKPESHNHPPLDQSYLESMYYVPTGMNASPNPTPPDYYHKHPPNLPPTGGKRS from the coding sequence ATGGACAGCTGGACTCTCCAAGGGGACAGCTACTCCTTCCTGCGCAGTGCACCCCGCACCTTTTCCCTGTGCCATCGTGACGGCACCCCCAACCACGTGGAAATCTTTGACATCATCAACGTCCCTACTCAGCGCAGTGTCATCTCCGAGACCACTTGCCTGTGTGACATTTTTGGAGACGACTGTGAGTCGCCCTCCCTCTCAAGCAGCCCTGCTGTGGGGGCCTTTGTCCATTCCCAGAGGGAGGTGGACGGGACAGCTGCTGCATCACCTCTGGTGGATGATCTCAACGACTCCTCAGGCTCTTATCACACTGCACCGGGCTccagtgaaggagaggagggcttTGAAGATTCAAGAGAAAGGCTTCACAGCCCCCCGCTGCAGAACCCATCTTCAGAGAGGTGGCAGTCAGAGGGCGAGGGACTGAGTTCAGGAAATCCAGACATTTTTGAGGACAGTAGCCCaaatttagaaagaaaaagcaaatcaCCAGTCCCTCAGCTTAGTACAGCTAGCCCGCTATCTGAAGTCATCAATACTAGTGATAGGACCTCCTCTCCTGGACATAATAGTTCCTACACCATCAGTCCAAAGGGAAGCGCATCACCCTTGACTTCTTCCGCAGTTGAAATAAGAAGTTCACCATCATCACCTAGACCAAGACAGGCTCTTTCGGAAGCTGAATCAGGGAGAAATACTCCTATTTTGAAAGACGAACATAACAGCCCCTCAGATCAATTGTTAAATTCAAGTCCCTACTCTGAGCCCAGAAACTGTGTCAGCTCATCCTCCTCTGAATCAGTGAACATCCAATCATCACCTGACTTCAGGGTAGTACAAAACTCGCCTGAGCAAAGGAGCAGCTACTTTAACCAACACAGCAGTCCCTCCCCTGAGCCCAGACACAAAGATATTTCTCTAGATTTTACAAAATCAGCCTTTGAGTCTAGAGAcactctttcatctcctctacCTTCCTCCAGTAGTACAGAGTCATCTTCCCATTCAAGAGAAACATTGGTCACGCCTGAGCTGAAGAAAAGGCCCTATTCCCCTGATACACAAGCATCATCTCCTTTTCATGAGCTAAGAGGGAGGATTTCCTTGCCAGATCTTTTCAGTAGAGACTTCACACCTGATTTAGAAGAGCCTCCCTGCTCACCTGAGTGGATTTCAAATCCTTCTACTGAAGGAAGATTGACCGCAACTACCCCTGAGAACCAAAACACATGGTTATCAGTTGAAGCAGGCAGTGCTGATTCTACACCTGCCCCATCCTTCACACCTCCCTCACCAGTCATTTCAACAGCAACATCTCCTGAGCTTGCTGAGAGTGTCTCACCTGAATTAGGAGGCACAACTCCCTCACCTGGCTTGCTCAGGGCTGCCTCTCCGGCTAATATAGTTGCAAGAACTCCCTCTCCTGGTCTCTCACCTCAAATCAGACGGATTTCAACACCTTCTGAAAACCGAATCCAGGTCTTGTCACCTGTGGTAAGTTATAGTTTATCTCCATCACCCACAGCTAGGAGCAACTGCTCTCCCACAGAGATTCATACAGCTCCATCACCTGAAATCAGGATTACAGCATCCTCACCTGAGCTTCATACTTACTCTGCCTCATCAAGAAGCCCTACTTCATCCCCTCATATCACAGGGATTTCTTATACCATTGTTCAGCCTGAGGACCGGGACACTCCCCCATTTCCTGAGCTCTCTCTTCACTCCACCCCTGAGCCCGATAGGACACTTGTGTCCCCTGAAGCAAGGAGCCTTACCCAAAGCAGAGACAGTACACATAGCAGTAGAGCAGAGTCCACTGGTACACCCCGAGACTCGCCTCATATATCAGGGTTCACAAGCCGTGCACTGCAGCCTGAAATAACTTTGTCACCTCAACCCAGGTATCAAACACCTTCACCCCAGCCACAGTATCAGACTCCCTCCCCTGAGCCAAGATATCAAACCCCTTCACCTCAAAAGCATCAAAGTCCCTCACCTCAGCGCCTTACAAGTAGAGATCTGTCACCCGTATCCCCATCTCCTGAGCAGAATTCCACCCTCTACACAAAGTACAACCCTCAGTATATACATACTCCTCCTCTGAGAAATACACCCGAAGTTGAGAGAGATTCCTCTTCAGTTGATATTACAGAAACACAGAGCCCCACACTTTTGGCAAAAGACAACGTGTCACCTTCATTTGAATTAGACCGGGCAGACAAGTCAGTTCTTGCAGAAATCAAAAGCACTTCCCCAGTGGTTGCAGTACGTTCACCTGTAGTTACTTCTCCTTTCTTAGCACAGGAAAAGTTAGCGAGTTCACCTGAACAACAAAGCATAGAGAAAGAAGAACAGCCAAAGGAAGCGAACTTTCAGGTTAACTCAAGTTTAGCCTCCTTCTCTAAGGAAAAACAGGACTTTGGCCAAAATAAAATTCAGAAAGAAGACAGTTGTAAAAATCCCCCCATTGAAATCAATTCTCTTTCCCCCAAGGTTCTAGTCTCTGAGGACAGGAGTCCAACCATTTCACCTGTCCACAGGGCTACATCCGTCTCACCTGTGCAAAGACTGGGAAAACCACAGCCTCAGTTCACTTCTTACCCTCTAACTTCTGAAAGCAGCAGCTCTTTAAAATCAGCTTGTACACCTGAGCCCTCAAGAAGACATCTGTCAACCAAAGTTAGAAGTGAAAACAGTGACAGCTTCACCGAGAACATGGCCCACCATGCAAACAGAAGGCGGACTCCCTCTCCACCACTCACCAGGTTTACACCTGTTCACATCATAGCCCCTGAGAAACCATACAGACAGTGGCAGAACAGAAGCCGTAGCCCCTCTAAGGTTGTAGCACCCTCATCAAGTAGTTATTTAAATAAAGCAGTGACAAACAGGGAAAGCCCCAATGTCGCCTCTGTTGACAATAATAGCCAGGCCCACTGTGTCAGACGAGTAGGGCAATTGGAGATGGATAGGGAaatgcagctggaggagagagagcttGTTAGTGAGAGGAAAAGGCAtagtgagatggagagagagagaaagggggaggagcGGGTTCCTGAGAAGGGGGAGGGTTGGCAGGGGGACGCCAGTTACAGAGGGGAACAGGTTGAGCTGTCATTCAATGCCAGGAATAGAAAAGGGCCTGCGAGTCGCGGTGCAGCTCCCACAAGCAGAGAGACCCGTCAGGGACTGCCAACAGTGCATTCCTATTCAGAGAGCTCGCTTGCCACCAGACAGCTACAGCAACAACAGAGTCTCCTGAGACTTGCTTCCCAACAGGACACCAGGGGTGGTGGTCCTGGCAGACGGCTTCGACCTCCTGCACACCACAACAAGAACAGTGCTCTTGGACGCGTGGCTGCAAGCAGGCCCTGCCGAAGTTCCAGCTCCAGCATGGGAAGTGAGCTTGATGAGGCAGATGATGAGGTGAAGTGGTTTACAGACTTGGCTTTCCGCAGCCTGTCAAGCCCTGAGGTTGATTACCTCGACATGTACAACTCCAGCCACCGTTCCTCTACCAACATTTCTCAACCATCTACGCAGGAGAGCCCCGGTGGGGTGAATCCCGCCTGGCAGGCTTATGCTGACTTCAGGGGTTCTGCTCCAAAGCTGGACAATGATGATCTGTCCTTCCAGCAACCATCAGCCTACTACTCAGAAGGACTAGATCCATCAAAGCGCTATGAAATGGGCAGCTTTGAGTGTGTAGATGTGGCTGTGGAAAGAGAGGACGCCAGGAAGGTGAGAAGAGGAGTTCCAAAGAGACAGATtcagctgaagaggaggaataaTGTTGATGGGAAACAGGATGAGAGTAGTGAAAATAGTAGTCCTGGGGTACCAGTGTTGGAGGAAAGCCCCTCTCTAGAGAGTCACATTAGAGAGACATTCATGAGACAACACAGTacaccagcagcaacacaggATTACTACCCGTCTGAGTGCAGCCCTGAGCccaatcaaaaaaatgaaagaaaatgcagaCTCCAGAAATCTGCCTCCCTGGATGAAACATGCTCTAAAAACAAGATTGCCACTTGTCTCATTAAGAGTGTGTTGTCCAAGAAGATGCAAAGTGTTGATAAACAACCTGATGAGCAGACAGAAGATGTGAGCCCTGCTTTTGATGAAAACACCCAACCAACAGAGAGTGCAGTGACGACACTGAAAGTATCTCCAAAACCTGACACACATAATCTGAGTTCCACTCCATCAGATTATGTTATTTCATCTGAGGGTCTTCCTATGAGAGGAGAAACAAGCGCACAATATGAAGTCAAATCACCAAAAAGCTTTGGAGTGAGATCCAGTAACAGGCCAAgttcatccagcagcagcagaagtgtAAGTTTCTCTCAGACTGACAGTGAAGATATTGAGTCTCAGACCACGAATGCCACCTTTATAAGATCTGAAATGAGATCAGAATTGAAAGTGCCATTTGATAGTAAACAGTCCAGAACTGGAGTACGACGAGCAGATGGCATTAAAATCTGGTACGAAGGGGATGCTGGTGACTCAGCAAATGCCGCTGCCGGGAACACAGGAGCCCTTCCTGCCACTGGAACCAGCAGCAGGCAGGCCAGGATGACAAACAGAGAccaggaatgtgaaaacacagaggatcATAAACAACTGCAACGGGGTGACATGGATGCCTGCTTGTCAAAACCACAGGAGATTACACTCAAAGCcgtggagaaaaagaaagcctCTCTAAATGTCTGTCTCACACCTGAGGCAGAAAACAAGCCTGAGGTGCTTTCGCCAGATATATCTTTcagggaaaaggaggaaagggTTGAACCCAGTCTGGATGAAAAAACGGAGGAAGCTGAACGAAATGGCAATAATAAATCTAAAAACCCCATTCACAAAGTAAGAGATGTGAGGCAGCTTGTAAAAAACACATATAATCTGTCTTTCAAGGCACCTAGTGCTGTGATGCCCTCAGATGTAAATTACCTAAAGATGGTAAGTTTTAatgaggaaaggagggaagaagtAAAAGAGGATAGGGGGATAGAGGTCATAGCAGGGAAGGAGCAGGAAGCAAGCCAAGAAATGAGGACggaaatgaggagggaggaaaggggagaggagTACAGGGCGGAGAGGGAAGAGCAACAGAAAGAGAAGGTAAACGATTCAAAGCTGCTGacttttcctccatctcttcaaaGCAAATGCAAGCCTCTGCCTCGTCCACAGCCAATGCATATAGAGTACAAGGCTGTTTGCtggaaagaagacaaaaataaaatgtcacgcagcaagaaagaaaactcaGGTGAGAAACCCCAGGCTTCTCCAGAACTTGTTACGGAGGTAAGCAGAGAATCACAAAAGTcctctaacacaaacacacagaataaCACAACAGCAGACACAGCTATTGTTGACCCATGTCAACATGATCTAAAAAAGGCAGTGGAGACACAAGAGACTGTGACAGAAATGCataaaatggcagaaaaagTGAGCAGACATGTTGCTGTTGCCACAGACAGAAAGCCTCCAATGCTCGGAAACCTCCCCAAATTGCCCAGTAAGGAAAGAGAGGTGTCCACTGCTGTAGTGTTGATAAGGGATGGATCCAGCAAAACCAAGACATCTGCATCTCCAGCCCAGGAAGATATCCCCACCCCAATCCAAGTCCCAGCTTCTTCACCATCACCTGGGGCCGCTACCCCTGGCAGTATCCCTGGCAGCAGTGGCCATTCAGTTTCCATGTTATTGAAGGAGAAAGGCTACCAAGCTGATATTGGACCAGTGGTGGGCAATGGTCTGAATGGAGCTGGAGGGAAAGAGCCTCCCTGTAAGCATGTGAACTGCTTGGAGATTCCCCTTCACACCACTATGCCTTCAGATGGTGGGCAAATCGAGTCTCATAGAGAGAGGACATTCTCGTCATCATCCACCATGTCTGGCCCCTCATCAGTATCTGAAAGCACGGATATGCTTACAAAGACCACAGAAGCCGAAGGAGTTCACATTGAACCTAcaataaaagacagagaaaaacaaataagcgTTTCTCCACTAAGGAATACACAGGAGCAAACACCACCTCTCGCTAAACAGAAGGATCTAGGAgattttgaaaaagtgaaaagacaagATCCAACTTTCCCCCCAAGGTCCCCTGCAATAAGGAGATTCAGACCACAGCCAATTGAGGTTAAGTCACTGTCtaaagacacacagaaacaagagATGCCAGCAAACTCCACAGGAAACAATAGACCTCAAACCATTGAAGTTAAATCTATCGCTAAAAATTCCCAAAAGCCAGTTGTGCCTCCCAAACCAAGCTGCAAATTTAAACCTGCAGATTTGGAAGCAATGCCAACTGAAGCACAGAGGCCGTCAGTTACAACAACTGCAAAGTCACAAGGTGAGGAGAGGCATCAAACAATTGTGGTTTCCTCGCCGACTATTTATAGAAAGATCTCCAATGAGTCCACATCAACATCAAACTATACAAGAAAACTAGCTGTGTCTGCAGTGTCCAGCCTCAAACCTCCACCtagcaaaacaacagcaaccacAATCTCCAATCTATCAAGCCAGTCAACAGCTCCACCAGAGACTGAGGCATATAATGACAGaggacaacagcaacaaccaaCTGCCTCGCCCCAAAGCTCCAGATACACACATAGACCTACAACCTTAGCTCCAGCATTAGCCACCCACCCTGGTTCAACCTCAGCGCCAGGTCCAATCTCTGACCCAATAGCAAGCCAGGTCCCTGGACCTACCTCAGCTGGAGCCAGCCAGCCCAGCCAGCCAGCTGTTACAGATCCAGACAGCCAACCAGTGCTTCCGAGGATGGCATGCCCGCGTGAACAAGCCATGCCAGTGACttcaaacaacataaaacaaccCGCTTCTGTTCCCACAAGACATGTGCCAGGATACGCACACCAACCATACCGCAGGTCACTGTCCAGTGAGCGTGCCCACAGGACAGACGACCTGCGTTTTTATGCATCAGATGACCCTCCAAGCTATGATGAAAGAGAGAGCTTCAGTCCCCTTGTGCTCCCAGATCTGACCCACAGGAGGTCAAATCGCTATGAGCCCTCCTCCcgccctcctccctgctcctgcaCAGCTAGCTGCTCATCCCACCCTGGTCTCACACCTCCTCACCATCACCGCAGCCCCCAAAACCTCACCCCTCCTGCCCCTTCACACTCTCCAGGCCAAGTGCTACCTTACCCAGCTGCTCAGCCCCATTTTCGTCCACACCAGTGCAGACCTGACCCTCAACCAATGAGCTACCAACCAAGCTCTCCCAAATCAAGTCCTCTTGGTCCAAGCCAGCCACCAGCCCTGTACCAATCTCTCCATCAGCCTCCTCCCTGCCCTCCTCACCCTTCACTCATGCAGGCCTGCACTGCTGACCGGCCATTGCAGCCACCCCAGCATATTGACACTCGACGACCCCCTGTTCACAGATCTCCCCAACAGCAGCCACTAGGCTTGGCTGGAGCTCCTTACAGCGATCCTAGCCACAATCACTCTCCTGGCCTTCCTCCTATGGATCCCCAGTACTTGTGTGGCACTCAAAGCCTGGGGCCTTCCTATGGGTCTGAATATGGGGGTGACAGCTCCAGTTTGTACTCAGAGAGCAGTTATGGACAAGCACCGCGCAGAGTACTCCTAGATCCTGAGACTGGAAAGTATTTTTATATAGAGGTGCCTGTACAGCCACTGAGGAAAATGTTGTTTGACCCAGAGACTGGCCAATATGTGGAAGTTCTCATTCCACAGCAGGCAATGTCACATTCAGGTCTGTATCCTCCATCAGCAGCTCCTTACCCATCTCTCCACAACCCCAACATGTACGCCACTGCTCCCCAGTACATGCCCtatgctcctcctcccccagcccACACCCAGGCTCAGCCCCAGCCACCTCGCTATCCTGAGGCATCTGCTGAAGCAACAATGCACCCAAGCGGGCCTGGGGTCAGCTACAGGAATCACTCTGGTCAGGGTTCCAAGCCAGAGTCCCATAACCATCCACCACTGGACCAGAGCTACCTGGAGAGTATGTATTATGTCCCTACAGGGATGAATGCAAGCCCCAATCCCACCCCACCAGACTATTACCACAAGCATCCCCCCAACCTACCCCCAACAGGGGGGAAAAGGTCCTGA